A portion of the Gossypium arboreum isolate Shixiya-1 chromosome 8, ASM2569848v2, whole genome shotgun sequence genome contains these proteins:
- the LOC108469282 gene encoding increased DNA methylation 1-like, whose amino-acid sequence MAYNFRNRNLLNTRGAYLGSSGSDSESQDDSDPDFLTPSRTPRRSTQNNTARAGGASSIRNLSGKRSRGNGEERRRGRRERHRRRRKRKFSQVPQAQISRRTVLSWLIGLGVIEENEVVWYVAAQSGNILGEGKVNREGILCSCCSGQLTVEEFEVHSGRKTRKPYQHIYLAGSQVSLLDCQIEAWEDKEEEETRKFNNIQPASKAVDRYDDACMICADGGDLICCERCPSTFHPRCIFMEIIPQGDWLCPYCICKYCGNGNGNGNGLLMQCSQCEKKYHLRCGGEPLDLMNPPVVFCGSSCRKIYEGLHNLLGSQNALHDGLTWTLLQRIDEPFTGSYGEEEYKRIQCNSKIAVAWLVMNECFLSTIDRHTRTNIVQSIVYNRGSNVTRINYSGFYTAILEKNDEIISVASIRVHGKRLAEMPFIGTRGEYRRLGMAYVLENCIESTLCSLKVEKLVIPSVSQLTGMWMDKYFFSRVQEERLVKELSLYNTVMFPSSVVRLYKNLAMLPDLNLSPEEKEGHF is encoded by the exons ATGGCATATAATTTTAGGAACAGGAACTTATTAAATACCAGGGGTGCTTATTTGGGATCAAGTGGTTCGGATAGTGAAAGCCAAGATGATTCGGACCCCGATTTTTTGACACCCTCTAGGACTCCTAGGAGGTCAACCCAGAACAATACTGCTAGAGCTGGTGGTGCAAGTTCTATCAGGAATTTAAGTGGGAAGCGATCAAGGGGCAATGGGGAAGAACGTAGGCGAGGACGGAGAGAGAGACATAGGAGGAGGAGGAAGAGGAAATTTTCCCAGGTGCCTCAAGCACAAATAAGCAGGAGAACAGTGCTGTCTTGGTTGATAGGGTTGGGTGTAATTGAAGAAAATGAAGTAGTTTGGTATGTTGCTGCACAGTCAGGGAATATACTTGGAGAAGGCAAAGTGAATAGGGAAGGCATTTTATGTAGCTGTTGTTCTGGTCAGCTAACAGTGGAGGAATTTGAGGTTCATTCAGGGCGTAAAACCAGGAAGCCTTATCAGCATATATACTTGGCAGGGTCTCAGGTTTCCTTGTTGGATTGCCAAATAGAAGCATGGGAAGATAAGGAAGAGGAAGAAACGCGTAAATTCAATAACATCCAGCCTGCATCCAAAGCTGTTGACAGATATGATGATGCCTGTATGATCTGTGCTGATGGTGGGGATTTGATTTGCTGCGAAAGATGTCCCTCAACATTTCATCCCAGGTGTATTTTCATGGAG ATTATTCCCCAAGGTGATTGGCTATGTCCATACTGTATCTGCAAATACTGTGGCAATGGCAATGGCAATGGCAATGGCCTTTTGATGCAGTGTAGCCAATGTGAAAAAAAAT ATCATTTAAGGTGTGGAGGAGAACCGTTGGATCTGATGAATCCTCCAGTTGTCTTCTGTGGAAGTAGTTGCAGAAAG ATATATGAAGGGTTACATAATTTGCTGGGATCACAAAATGCGCTCCACGATGGCCTTACTTGGACTTTGCTCCAACGCATAGATGAGCCATTCACTGGTTCCTATGGAGAAGAGGAGTACAAGAGAATACAGTGCAACTCCAAGATTGCTGTGGCGTGGCTGGTAATGAACGAGTGTTTCCTGTCTACCATTGATCGCCATACAAGAACCAATATCGTCCAAAGCATTGTGTACAATCGAGG GTCCAACGTGACCCGTATTAACTACAGTGGATTTTATACTGCTATCCTAGAAAAGAATGATGAAATCATCAGTGTGGCATCAATAag GGTGCATGGAAAAAGGTTGGCGGAGATGCCTTTCATTGGAACCCGTGGGGAATATAGGCGGCTAGGGATGGCTTACGTACTGGAAAACTGTATTGAATCG ACACTTTGCTCATTAAAAGTGGAGAAGCTGGTGATTCCATCGGTGAGTCAACTGACGGGCATGTGGATGGACAAGTATTTTTTCTCCAGGGTGCAAGAGGAGCGGTTGGTGAAGGAGCTCTCCCTCTACAACACGGTCATGTTCCCTAGCTCTGTAGTAAGGCTCTACAAGAACTTGGCAATGCTCCCTGATTTGAACTTATCTCCTGAAGAAAAGGAGGGCCATTTCTAA